In the Dendrosporobacter quercicolus genome, CGCCTTCCGGTTTTCCAGTTCAATATCATTGATTTCACTGACATAACCAAAGACATGGGCAGCCAGTTCATTATTGACATAATTCCGAATAGGCTGAATTTCAATAACAACGCCTGGCAGCTCACTTTTGCGTTCTTCAATTTTCGTTACAATATCAGGCCCAAGATCGCTTTTTATTCTAATCGGCTCAAAACTGCCATTCTGCTGACTGAGCTTAGCGTATATTCCATCCGGTGCAACGTTCAATATTCCGGCAAGTTTTTGAATTACCTCATCTGGAACAGGACCGGTAAGAGGCAGCAAGGATACCGTAAAACCCGGTCGGTTAGATACCATTAAGATGCCATTACGGTCATAAAACAATCCCCGGGGAGCCATCACTGGTATGAGTCTGATCCGGTTGCCGTCGGCTAAATTCCCGTAATACTGGCCCTGTAAAACCTGTAAATAGCCTATTCTGGTCAACAGTGAAACCATAACCAGCAAAACAATCAGCGAAAGCATCTCCAGACGGTTGTTGGAGCGTTTGACCAGCAATGCCAGCCCCCCTTTTATGAGCGTAATTAGGGCACCCCCCAGGGGTGCCCCTACTTGATTTTACTCACCCGATAGATTACTTGATGTACAGGAATAGCAACTATCACGTTATAAATAACCAGCGGCAGTACGTTGTTCACCAGCGCCGGCGCCAGTTCTATCTTATACCCAAGCAACAAAAGGATGACAAAAGTAATGGCACTGTTGAAGACAGTGGCTATACTCATAGCTAGCACCGGCAATAAAAGATGTTCCTTAAATACCTGGCGTTCCGCCATGCCAAACAGATACCCGATGATCAGTTTCGATAAGGTATTGACCCCAAAAATATTCCCGCCCGCCAGATCCTGCAGCAAACCGGCGAGAAAACCAAGGCTAACGCCCTGCTCTTTTCCTAACAGCAAGCTTGAAGAAACTACAACAATAAGCAATAAATCCGGCCACACCCCGTTAAATGACGCCAGCGGCAGTATTGTAGCCTGAAGGATCAGTGAAGCGACCACAATAACCATCCACAA is a window encoding:
- the mreD gene encoding rod shape-determining protein MreD encodes the protein MKVILWMVIVVASLILQATILPLASFNGVWPDLLLIVVVSSSLLLGKEQGVSLGFLAGLLQDLAGGNIFGVNTLSKLIIGYLFGMAERQVFKEHLLLPVLAMSIATVFNSAITFVILLLLGYKIELAPALVNNVLPLVIYNVIVAIPVHQVIYRVSKIK